A stretch of Rhinopithecus roxellana isolate Shanxi Qingling chromosome 12, ASM756505v1, whole genome shotgun sequence DNA encodes these proteins:
- the SLC7A10 gene encoding asc-type amino acid transporter 1 isoform X1 encodes MAGHTQQPSERGNPSPAPSPSPVPGPVPGASERVALKKEIGLLSACTIIIGNIIGSGIFISPKGVLEHSGSVGLALFVWVLGGGVTVLGSLCYAELGVAIPKSGGDYAYVTEIFGGLAGFLLLWSAFLIMYPTSLAVISMTFSNYVLQPVFPNCIPPATASRVLSMACLMLLTWVNSSSVRWATRIQDMFTGGKLLALSLIIGMGLLQIFQGHFEELRPSNAFAFWMTPSVGHLALAFLQGSFAFSGWNFLNYVTEEMVDARKNLPRAIFISIPLVTFVYTFTNIAYFTAMSPQELLSSNAVAVTFGEKLLGYFSWAMPVSVALSTFGGINGYLFTYSRLCFSGAREGHLPSLLAMIHVRHCTPIPALLVCCGATAIIMLVGDTYTLINYVSFINYLCYGITILGLLLLRWRRPALHRPIKVNLLIPVAYLVFWAFLLVFSFISEPMVCGVGVIIILTGVPIFFLGVFWRSKPKCVHRLTESMTRWGQELCFVVYPQDAPEEEEKSPCPPSLLAATDKPLKPQ; translated from the exons GGAACATCATCGGCTCGGGCATCTTCATCTCGCCCAAGGGGGTCCTGGAGCACTCGGGCTCCGTAGGTCTGGCCCTGTTCGTCTGGGTCCTGGGTGGGGGCGTGACAGTTCTGGGCTCCCTCTGCTATGCAGAGCTGGGAGTCGCCATCCCCAAGTCCGGCGGGGACTACGCCTACGTCACAGAGATCTTCGGGGGCCTGGCTGG CTTTCTGCTGCTCTGGAGCGCCTTCCTCATCATGTACCCCACCAGCCTGGCTGTCATCTCCATGACTTTCTCCAACTACGTGCTGCAGCCCGTGTTCCCCAACTGCATCccccctgccacagcctcccgggTGCTGTCCATGGCCTGCCTGA TGCTCCTGACGTGGGTAAACAGCTCCAGCGTGCGCTGGGCCACACGCATCCAGGACATGTTCACAGGCGGGAAGCTGCTGGCCTTGTCGCTCATCATCGGCATGGGCCTTCTCCAGATCTTCCAAG GACACTTCGAGGAGCTGAGGCCCAGCAATGCCTTTGCTTTCTGGATGACGCCCTCCGTGGGACACCTGGCCCTGGCCTTCCTCCAAGGCTCCTTCGCCTTCAGTGGCTGGAACTTCCTCAACTATGTCACTGAGGAGATGGTTGATGCCCGAAA GAACCTACCTCGCGCCATCTTCATCTCCATCCCACTGGTGACCTTTGTGTACACCTTCACCAACATCGCCTACTTCACAGCCATGTCCCCCCAGGAGCTGCTCTCCTCCAATGCGGTGGCTGTG ACCTTCGGGGAGAAGCTGCTGGGCTACTTTTCTTGGGCCATGCCCGTCTCCGTGGCTCTGTCAACCTTCGGAGGGATCAATGGCTACCTGTTCACCTACTCCAG GCTATGCTTCTCTGGAGCCCGAGAGGGGCACCTGCCCAGCCTGCTGGCCATGATCCACGTCAGACACTGCACCCCCATCCCCGCCCTCCTCGTCTGT TGCGGGGCCACAGCCATCATCATGCTCGTGGGCGACACGTACACGCTCATCAACTACGTGTCCTTCATCAACTACCTCTGCTACGGCATCACCATCCTGGGCCTGCTGCTGCTGCGCTGGAGGCGGCCTGCGCTCCACAGGCCCATCAAG GTGAACCTTCTCATCCCCGTGGCATACTTGGTCTTCTGGGCCTTCCTGCTGGTCTTCAGCTTCATCTCAGAGCCTATGGTCTGTGGGGTCGGCGTCATCATCATTCTTACGGGGGTGCCCATTTTCTTTCTGGGGGTGTTCTGGAGAAGCAAACCAAAGTGTGTGCACAGACTCACAG AGTCCATGACACGCTGGGGCCAGGAGCTGTGTTTCGTGGTCTACCCCCAGGATGCCcctgaagaagaggagaagagccCCTGCCCACCCTCTCTGCTGGCTGCCACAGACAAGCCCTTGAAGCCACAATGA
- the LRP3 gene encoding low-density lipoprotein receptor-related protein 3 isoform X2, whose translation MEKRAAAGLEGAPGARAQLAVVCLVNIFLTGRLSSAVPALAACSGKLEQHTERRGVIYSPAWPLNYPPGTNCSWYIQGDRGDMITISFRNFDVEESHQCSLDWLLLGPAAPPRQEAFRLCGSAIPPAFISARDHVWIFFHSDASSSGQAQGFRLSYIRGKLGQASCQADEFRCDNGKCLPGPWQCNAVDECGDGSDEGNCSAPASEPPGSLCPGGTFPCSGARSTRCLPVERRCDGLQDCGDGSDEAGCPDLACGRRLGSFYGSFASPDLFGAARGPSDLHCTWLVDTQDSRRVLLQLELRLGYDDYVQVYEGLGERGDRLLQTLSYRSNHRPVSLEAAQGRLTVAYHARARSAGHGFNATYQVKGYCLPWEQPCGSSSDSDGGSAGDQGCFSEPQRCDGWWHCASGRDEQGCPACPPDQYPCEGGSGLCYTPADRCNNQKSCPDGADEKNCFSCQPGTFHCGTNLCIFETWRCDGQEDCQDGSDEHGCLAAVPRKVITAALIGSLVCGLLLVIALGCAFKLYSLRTQEYRAFETQMTRLEAEFVRREAPPSYGQLIAQGLIPPVEDFPVYSASQASVLQNLRTAMRRQMRRHASRRGPSRRRLGRLWNRLFHRPRVPRGQIPLLTAARPSQTVLGDGFLQPAPGAAPDPPVLHTDTGSPRVAGDGPPSAPGHAPEVGPSGPPLLSGLRDPECRPVDKDRKVCREPLADGPAPADAPREPCSVQDPHPQASTASSTLGPHSPEPLGVCRSPPPPCSPMLEASDDEALLVC comes from the exons ATGGAGAAGCGCGCGGCCGCGGGGCTGGAGGGCGCGCCGGGCGCCCGGGCGCAGCTGGCCGTCGTCTGTTTGG TGAACATCTTTCTCACCGGGAGGCTCAGCAGTGCGGTTCCTGCCTTAG CGGCCTGCAGCGGGAAGCTGGAGCAGCACACGGAGCGGCGTGGGGTCATCTACAGCCCGGCCTGGCCCCTCAACTACCCGCCAGGCACCAACTGCAGCTGGTACATCCAGGGTGACCGTGGTGACATGATTACCATCAG CTTCCGCAACTTTGACGTGGAGGAGTCCCACCAGTGCTCCCTGGACTGGCTCCTGCTGGGCCCAGCGGCCCCGCCCCGCCAGGAGGCCTTCCGCCTCTGTGGCTCTGCCATCCCGCCTGCCTTCATCTCTGCCCGAGACCACGTCTGGATTTTCTTCCACTCAGACGCCTCCAGCTCCGGCCAGGCCCAGGGCTTCCGTCTGTCTTACATCCGAG GGAAGCTGGGCCAGGCATCTTGCCAGGCAGATGAGTTCCGCTGTGACAATGGCAAGTGCCTGCCCGGCCCGTGGCAGTGCAACGCAGTGGATGAGTGTGGAGACGGCTCTGATGAGGGCAACTGCTCCGCGCCGGCCTCGGAGCCTCCAGGCAGCCTGTGTCCTGGGGGGACCTTTCCGTGCAGCGGGGCGCGCTCCACGCGCTGCCTGCCTGTGGAGAGGCGCTGTGACGGCTTGCAGGACTGCGGCGATGGCTCGGATGAGGCGGGCTGCCCCGACCTGGCGTGTGGCAGGCGGCTGGGCAGCTTCTACGGCTCCTTTGCCTCCCCAGACCTGTTCGGCGCGGCCCGTGGGCCCTCGGACCTTCACTGCACATGGCTGGTGGACACGCAGGACTCGCGGCGGGTGCTGCTGCAGCTGGAACTGCGGCTGGGCTACGACGACTACGTGCAGGTATACGAGGGCCTGGGTGAGCGCGGGGACCGCTTGCTGCAGACGCTGTCCTACCGCAGCAACCACCGGCCCGTGAGCCTGGAGGCCGCCCAGGGCCGCCTCACCGTGGCGTACCATGCGCGTGCCCGCAGCGCCGGCCATGGCTTCAACGCCACCTATCAGGTGAAGGGCTATTGCCTTCCCTGGGAGCAGCCGTGTGGGAGCAGCAGTGACAGTGATGGGGGCAGCGCGGGCGACCAGGGCTGCTTCTCGGAACCACAGCGCTGTGACGGCTGGTGGCATTGTGCCAGCGGCCGAGACGAGCAGGGTTGCCCTGCCTGCCCACCGGATCAGTACCCCTGCGAGGGTGGCAGTGGTCTGTGCTACACGCCTGCCGACCGCTGCAACAACCAGAAAAGCTGCCCCGACGGGGCGGACGAGAAGAACTGCTTCTCCTGCCAGCCCGGCACCTTCCACTGCGGTACCAACCTGTGCATCTTTGAGACGTGGCGCTGTGACGGCCAGGAAGACTGCCAGGACGGCAGCGATGAGCACGGTTGCCTGGCCGCCGTGCCCCGCAAGGTCATCACCGCGGCGCTCATCGGCAGCCTGGTGTGCGGCCTGTTGCTGGTCATCGCACTGGGCTGCGCCTTCAAGCTCTACTCACTGCGCACGCAGGAGTACAG GGCCTTCGAGACCCAGATGACGCGCCTGGAGGCTGAGTTCGTGCGGCGGGAGGCACCTCCATCCTACGGTCAGCTCATCGCGCAGGGCCTCATTCCACCCGTGGAGGACTTTCCTGTCTACAGTGCCTCCCAG gcCTCTGTGCTGCAGAATCTTCGCACAGCCATGCGGAGACAGATGCGTCGGCACGCCTCCCGCCGGGGGCCCTCCCGCCGCCGCCTCGGCCGCCTCTGGAACCGGCTCTTTCACCGGCCGCGGGTGCCCCGAGGCCAGATCCCACTGCTGACCGCAGCACGCCCCTCACAGACCGTGCTGGGTGATGGATTCCTCCAGCCTGCTCCAGGGGCTGCCCCCGACCCCCCAGTACTGCACACGGACACAGGCAGCCCCAGGGTGGCCGGAGATGGGCCCCCCAGTGCCCCAGGCCATGCACCGGAGGTGGGACCTTCAGGGCCACCCTTGCTCTCAGGCCTGCGAGACCCAGAGTGCAGGCCTGTGGACAAGGACAGAAAGGTCTGCAGGGAGCCACTGGCAGACGGTCCAGCTCCTGCGGATGCACCTCGGGAGCCCTGCTCAGTCCAGGACCCGCACCCCCAGGCCTCCACTGCCAGCAGCACCCTGGGCCCCCACTCGCCAGAGCCACTGGGAGTCTGCAGGAGCCCCCCGCCCCCTTGCTCCCCAATGCTGGAGGCCAGCGATGATGAGGCCCTGTTGGTCTGTTGA
- the LRP3 gene encoding low-density lipoprotein receptor-related protein 3 isoform X1: MWPRARYGPAPPPHKDASGAAACTRAATAAPAGARAQTRARATARARARAGAAAGAGSGSVPGAGGQEAAPAGGRARYGEARGRGAGGRAGRPGAAGRRLFGEHLSHREAQQCGSCLRWAGLSRPRLPTAACSGKLEQHTERRGVIYSPAWPLNYPPGTNCSWYIQGDRGDMITISFRNFDVEESHQCSLDWLLLGPAAPPRQEAFRLCGSAIPPAFISARDHVWIFFHSDASSSGQAQGFRLSYIRGKLGQASCQADEFRCDNGKCLPGPWQCNAVDECGDGSDEGNCSAPASEPPGSLCPGGTFPCSGARSTRCLPVERRCDGLQDCGDGSDEAGCPDLACGRRLGSFYGSFASPDLFGAARGPSDLHCTWLVDTQDSRRVLLQLELRLGYDDYVQVYEGLGERGDRLLQTLSYRSNHRPVSLEAAQGRLTVAYHARARSAGHGFNATYQVKGYCLPWEQPCGSSSDSDGGSAGDQGCFSEPQRCDGWWHCASGRDEQGCPACPPDQYPCEGGSGLCYTPADRCNNQKSCPDGADEKNCFSCQPGTFHCGTNLCIFETWRCDGQEDCQDGSDEHGCLAAVPRKVITAALIGSLVCGLLLVIALGCAFKLYSLRTQEYRAFETQMTRLEAEFVRREAPPSYGQLIAQGLIPPVEDFPVYSASQASVLQNLRTAMRRQMRRHASRRGPSRRRLGRLWNRLFHRPRVPRGQIPLLTAARPSQTVLGDGFLQPAPGAAPDPPVLHTDTGSPRVAGDGPPSAPGHAPEVGPSGPPLLSGLRDPECRPVDKDRKVCREPLADGPAPADAPREPCSVQDPHPQASTASSTLGPHSPEPLGVCRSPPPPCSPMLEASDDEALLVC, translated from the exons ATGTGGCCCCGCGCGCGCTACGGGCCTGCACCGCCACCGCACAAAGACGCCTCAGGAGCCGCCGCCTGCACCCGGGCCGCAACAGCCGCGCCAGCCGGAGCCCGAGCCCAAACCCGAGCCCGAGCCAcagccagagccagagccagagcagGAGCCGCAGCCGGAGCCGGATCCGGATCCGTACCCGGAGCCGGGGGGCAGGAGGCGGCGCCCGCGGGCGGCCGGGCCCGGTATGGAGAAGCGCGCGGCCGCGGGGCTGGAGGGCGCGCCGGGCGCCCGGGCGCAGCTGGCCGTCGTCTGTTTGG TGAACATCTTTCTCACCGGGAGGCTCAGCAGTGCGGTTCCTGCCTTAG ATGGGCCGGCCTTTCTCGGCCTCGTCTCCCGACAGCGGCCTGCAGCGGGAAGCTGGAGCAGCACACGGAGCGGCGTGGGGTCATCTACAGCCCGGCCTGGCCCCTCAACTACCCGCCAGGCACCAACTGCAGCTGGTACATCCAGGGTGACCGTGGTGACATGATTACCATCAG CTTCCGCAACTTTGACGTGGAGGAGTCCCACCAGTGCTCCCTGGACTGGCTCCTGCTGGGCCCAGCGGCCCCGCCCCGCCAGGAGGCCTTCCGCCTCTGTGGCTCTGCCATCCCGCCTGCCTTCATCTCTGCCCGAGACCACGTCTGGATTTTCTTCCACTCAGACGCCTCCAGCTCCGGCCAGGCCCAGGGCTTCCGTCTGTCTTACATCCGAG GGAAGCTGGGCCAGGCATCTTGCCAGGCAGATGAGTTCCGCTGTGACAATGGCAAGTGCCTGCCCGGCCCGTGGCAGTGCAACGCAGTGGATGAGTGTGGAGACGGCTCTGATGAGGGCAACTGCTCCGCGCCGGCCTCGGAGCCTCCAGGCAGCCTGTGTCCTGGGGGGACCTTTCCGTGCAGCGGGGCGCGCTCCACGCGCTGCCTGCCTGTGGAGAGGCGCTGTGACGGCTTGCAGGACTGCGGCGATGGCTCGGATGAGGCGGGCTGCCCCGACCTGGCGTGTGGCAGGCGGCTGGGCAGCTTCTACGGCTCCTTTGCCTCCCCAGACCTGTTCGGCGCGGCCCGTGGGCCCTCGGACCTTCACTGCACATGGCTGGTGGACACGCAGGACTCGCGGCGGGTGCTGCTGCAGCTGGAACTGCGGCTGGGCTACGACGACTACGTGCAGGTATACGAGGGCCTGGGTGAGCGCGGGGACCGCTTGCTGCAGACGCTGTCCTACCGCAGCAACCACCGGCCCGTGAGCCTGGAGGCCGCCCAGGGCCGCCTCACCGTGGCGTACCATGCGCGTGCCCGCAGCGCCGGCCATGGCTTCAACGCCACCTATCAGGTGAAGGGCTATTGCCTTCCCTGGGAGCAGCCGTGTGGGAGCAGCAGTGACAGTGATGGGGGCAGCGCGGGCGACCAGGGCTGCTTCTCGGAACCACAGCGCTGTGACGGCTGGTGGCATTGTGCCAGCGGCCGAGACGAGCAGGGTTGCCCTGCCTGCCCACCGGATCAGTACCCCTGCGAGGGTGGCAGTGGTCTGTGCTACACGCCTGCCGACCGCTGCAACAACCAGAAAAGCTGCCCCGACGGGGCGGACGAGAAGAACTGCTTCTCCTGCCAGCCCGGCACCTTCCACTGCGGTACCAACCTGTGCATCTTTGAGACGTGGCGCTGTGACGGCCAGGAAGACTGCCAGGACGGCAGCGATGAGCACGGTTGCCTGGCCGCCGTGCCCCGCAAGGTCATCACCGCGGCGCTCATCGGCAGCCTGGTGTGCGGCCTGTTGCTGGTCATCGCACTGGGCTGCGCCTTCAAGCTCTACTCACTGCGCACGCAGGAGTACAG GGCCTTCGAGACCCAGATGACGCGCCTGGAGGCTGAGTTCGTGCGGCGGGAGGCACCTCCATCCTACGGTCAGCTCATCGCGCAGGGCCTCATTCCACCCGTGGAGGACTTTCCTGTCTACAGTGCCTCCCAG gcCTCTGTGCTGCAGAATCTTCGCACAGCCATGCGGAGACAGATGCGTCGGCACGCCTCCCGCCGGGGGCCCTCCCGCCGCCGCCTCGGCCGCCTCTGGAACCGGCTCTTTCACCGGCCGCGGGTGCCCCGAGGCCAGATCCCACTGCTGACCGCAGCACGCCCCTCACAGACCGTGCTGGGTGATGGATTCCTCCAGCCTGCTCCAGGGGCTGCCCCCGACCCCCCAGTACTGCACACGGACACAGGCAGCCCCAGGGTGGCCGGAGATGGGCCCCCCAGTGCCCCAGGCCATGCACCGGAGGTGGGACCTTCAGGGCCACCCTTGCTCTCAGGCCTGCGAGACCCAGAGTGCAGGCCTGTGGACAAGGACAGAAAGGTCTGCAGGGAGCCACTGGCAGACGGTCCAGCTCCTGCGGATGCACCTCGGGAGCCCTGCTCAGTCCAGGACCCGCACCCCCAGGCCTCCACTGCCAGCAGCACCCTGGGCCCCCACTCGCCAGAGCCACTGGGAGTCTGCAGGAGCCCCCCGCCCCCTTGCTCCCCAATGCTGGAGGCCAGCGATGATGAGGCCCTGTTGGTCTGTTGA